The following proteins are encoded in a genomic region of Corylus avellana chromosome ca4, CavTom2PMs-1.0:
- the LOC132178798 gene encoding ATP-dependent Clp protease proteolytic subunit 2, mitochondrial encodes MRSLTSSARLLATAVSSRGSTWTWSHQPVRRYGLIPMVIEHSSRGERAYDIFSRLLKERIVCINGPISDDTAHVVVAQLLFLESENPSKPIHMYLNSPGGAVTAGLAIYDTMQYIRSPINTICLGQAASMASLLLAAGAKGERRALPNATVMIHQPSGGYSGQAKDITIHTKQIVRVWDSLNALYCKHTGQSLEVIQTNMDRDYFMTSHEAKEFGIIDEVIDQRPMTLVTDAVGNEGKDKGSS; translated from the exons ATGAGGAGCCTAACTTCAAGCGCCAGACTCCTCGCAACCGCGGTATCCTCCAGGGGATCCACATGGACGTGGTCTCACCAGCCGGTGCGCAGGTACGGCCTCATCCCCATGGTCATTGAGCACTCGTCCCGAGGCGAGCGCGCCTACGACATCTTCTCCCGCCTCCTCAAGGAACGAATCGTCTGCATCAACGGGCCCATCTCCGATGATACCGCCCACGTCGTCGTCGCCCAGCTCCTCTTCCTCGAGTCCGAGAACCCCTCCAAGCCCATCCACATGTACCTCAACTCCCCCGGCGGTGCCGTCACCGCAG GTCTTGCAATTTATGATACTATGCAGTATATCCGGTCTCCAATCAATACGATTTGTTTGGGCCAAGCTGCGTCAATGGCGTCTCTTCTTCTAGCTGCAGGGGCCAAGGGCGAGAGGCGGGCACTCCCAAATGCGACAGTTATGATTCATCAGCCTTCGGGAGGGTATAGTGGGCAGGCGAAGGATATAACCATCCACACGAAGCAGATTGTTCGGGTTTGGGATTCGCTGAATGCCCTGTATTGTAAACACACAGGGCAGTCGCTAGAGGTAATTCAGACAAACATGGATAGGGATTACTTTATGACGTCACATGAGGCCAAGGAGTTTGGGATTATCGATGAGGTTATTGATCAGAGACCAATGACTCTGGTCACTGATGCTGTTGGTAATGAAGGAAAGGACAAAGGCTCAAGTTAG
- the LOC132178627 gene encoding chaperone protein dnaJ C76, chloroplastic-like, with amino-acid sequence MATACLPLYTSPTASITTNKLSPKKFTTPFNATARKSYGNSIACKASSSSSITDFDLYDLLGIDSSSQHSQIKTAYRTLQKRCHPDIAGPAGHDMAIILNEVYSILSDPNSRSAYDKEQAKVAELRGYTGKPLYSAWFGPETEERAVFVDEVKCVGCLKCALFAEKTFAIESAYGRARVVAQWADPEHKILEAIETCPVDCISMVERSKLAALEFLMSKQPRGNVRVGTSNAAGACASNIFVEVNKFQSRFQDAMEKTSTQNSKETDLQREATMAAIQAIRSISNWLYWQSPNNANGPTPDSQTSLIHVSRKSAEPNLDKLREAVAARKQARQSTSPSRKIPSNHHLYDEEYWIPSVLALPASTQDNSNNSAAYNTKPSPTKEGKDTEDRDNYRVDKKKKRPMIWEVPAMAAVIASVIIRVQIGSEGATGGVKEHIGGSLALEIVNSSWLPVILAGITWFIIGVAITQVIVEAIQSRQQ; translated from the exons atggCTACTGCATGTCTTCCTCTATACACAAGCCCCACTGCTTCAATCACAACAAACAAgttaagcccaaaaaaattcaCCACTCCGTTCAATGCAACGGCTAGAAAGTCGTACGGCAATTCTATAGCATGCAAAGCTTCATCTTCGTCTTCGATCACCGACTTTGATCTCTACGATCTTCTAGGCATAGACAGCTCTTCTCAGCACTCGCAGATAAAAACGGCGTATCGGACGCTGCAGAAGCGGTGCCACCCGGACATCGCCGGTCCGGCAGGCCACGACATGGCTATCATACTCAATGAAGTTTACTCTATCCTCTCTGATCCAAATTCACGCTCAGCGTATGATAAG GAGCAAGCCAAAGTTGCAGAACTAAGAGGTTATACAGGGAAACCTCTATACTCAGCATGGTTTGGACCGGAAACCGAGGAAAGAGCAGTATTTGTTGATGAAGTCAAGTGTGTCGGCTGCTTAAAATGTGCCTTATTTGCTGAAAAGACCTTTGCTATTGAATCGGCTTATGGAAGAGCTAGGGTTGTTGCACAGTGGGCTGATCCTGAGCACAAGATCCTAGAGGCCATAGAAACATGTCCAGTTGATTGCATCTC GATGGTGGAGAGGTCGAAGCTAGCAGCTCTAGAATTCTTAATGTCAAAGCAGCCACGTGGCAATGTAAGAGTGGGCACGAGTAATGCAGCGGGAGCATGTGCCTCAAACATCTTCGTAGAAGTTAACAAATTCCAGAGCAGATTCCAGGATGCAATGGAAAAGACTTCTACACAAAATTCCAAG GAAACAGACCTCCAAAGAGAAGCAACAATGGCAGCAATTCAAGCAATTAGATCTATTTCAAATTGGTTATACTGGCAATCACCTAACAATGCCAATGGCCCCACACCAGATTCTCAAACAAGCCTGATACACGTTTCACGTAAATCTGCAGAGCCAAACCTCGACAAGCTTCGAGAAGCTGTAGCTGCAAGAAAGCAGGCAAGGCAGAGCACATCACCCTCTCGCAAAATCCCATCAAATCATCATCTATACGACGAGGAGTATTGGATTCCATCAGTCCTTGCTCTCCCAGCTTCAACCCAAGACAACTCCAATAACTCTGCAGCTTATAACACAAAGCCTTCACCTACCAAAGAAGGCAAAGATACAGAGGATAGAGATAACTATAGAGtggataagaagaagaagagaccCATGATATGGGAAGTTCCAGCCATGGCAGCAGTGATTGCTTCGGTTATAATTCGGGTACAGATTGGATCAGAAGGGGCTACTGGTGGAGTAAAAGAACATATAGGCGGTTCTTTGGCGTTGGAGATTGTTAACAGCTCTTGGTTACCGGTAATATTAGCAGGGATTACGTGGTTTATCATTGGGGTGGCAATAACACAAGTAATCGTGGAAGCCATTCAAAGTAGACAACAATAG
- the LOC132178561 gene encoding NADH dehydrogenase [ubiquinone] flavoprotein 2, mitochondrial has product MLARLAANRLLEIRQLFRQPLSSRSFSTALNYHLDSPDNNPDLQWEFSDVNKEKAKEILSHYPSNYKQSAVIPLLDLAQQQHGGWLPVSAMNAVAKVIEVAPIRVYEVATFYSMFNRSKVGKYHLLVCGTTPCMIRGSREIEDALLKHLGVKRNEVTKDGLFSVGEMECMGCCVNAPMITVADYSNGSEGYTYNYYEDVTPKRVVEIVETLRRGEKLPPGTQNPQRIRCGPEGGNTTLLSEPKPPPCRDLDAC; this is encoded by the exons ATGCTGGCTCGCCTCGCCGCTAACCGTCTCCTCGAGATCCGTCAGCTTTTCCGTCAG CCATTATCTTCGCGATCCTTCTCCACTGCTCTCAACTAC CACCTTGATTCGCCGGATAACAATCCGGACCTTCAGTGGGAGTTCTCAGATGTAAACAAAGAGAAg GCAAAGGAAATATTATCTCACTATCCATCAAACTACAAGCAATCTGCAGTGATTCCTCTGCTCGATCTTGCACAACAGCAGCATGGAGGATGGCTCCCTGTTTCAGCTATGAATGCA GTAGCTAAGGTTATAGAAGTTGCTCCAATCCGTGTATATGAGGTTGCAACATTTTATTCAATGTTCAATCGATCAAAG GTTGGAAAGTACCACCTGTTGGTTTGTGGCACGACACCCTGTATGATACGCGGTTCTCGAGAAATTGAAGATGCTTTACTGAAACACCTTGGAGTGAAGCGCAATG AAGTAACTAAAGATGGCCTGTTCTCTGTTGGAGAAATGGAATGCATG GGATGTTGTGTGAATGCTCCCATGATTACAGTGGCTGATTACTCCAACGGATCCGAAGGATATACTTACAATTACTAT GAAGATGTTACCCCCAAGCGAGTTGTTGAGATAGTTGAAACCTTAAGAAGGGGCGAGAAGCTACCG CCCGGTACACAAAATCCACAGCGCATTAGATGTGGACCAGAAGGAGGGAATACTACTTTGCTGAGTGAGCCCAAGCCACCTCCATGCCGAGATCTTGATGCCTGCTAA
- the LOC132179902 gene encoding thioredoxin-like protein YLS8, with amino-acid sequence MSYLLPHLHSGWAVDQAILAEEERLVVIRFGHDWDETCMQMDEVLASVAETIKNFAVIYLVDITEVPDFNTMYELYDPSTVMFFFRNKHIMIDLGTGNNNKINWALKDKQEFIDIVETVYRGARKGRGLVIAPKDYSTKYRY; translated from the exons ATGTCGTACCTGCTACCTCACCTGCACTCAGGATGGGCCGTAGATCAGGCCATCCTGGCCGAGGAAGAACGACTCGTCGTCATCCGCTTCGGCCACGACTGGGACGAGACCTGCATGCAG ATGGATGAAGTGCTGGCATCTGTTGCTGAGACAATTAAGAACTTTGCTGTCATTTATCTTGTGGACATCACGGAGGTGCCCGATTTTAACACAATGTACGAGCTGTATGACCCATCCACAGTCATGTTCTTCTTCCGGAACAAGCACATTATGATTGATCTTGGCACTGGAAATAACAACAAGATTAATTGGGCTCTCAAAGACAAGCAAGAGTTCATTGACATTGTGGAGACAGTGTACCGTGGGGCAAGGAAGGGACGTGGTCTAGTGATTGCTCCAAAGGACTACTCCACCAAGTACCGCTACTAA
- the LOC132179903 gene encoding nicotinamidase 2-like, whose amino-acid sequence MASYKKYEIRQRNPDPKTSALLVIDIQNYFSSMANPILPNLLSTIHLCRRASIPVIFTRHSHKSPDDHGMLGEWWNGDLIIDGTVEAELMAELDRRPEDVVVEKNTYSGFANTRLEKLLRERGLEEVIVTGVMTNLCCETTAREAFVRGFRVFFSTDATATADEEMHEATLKNLAYGFAYLVDCKRLQEGLFGDQ is encoded by the coding sequence ATGGCCTCATACAAAAAGTATGAGATCAGACAGAGAAATCCAGACCCCAAAACCTCAGCCCTCTTGGTCATTGACATACAGAACTACTTCTCCTCCATGGCTAACCCAATCCTCCCCAATCTCCTCTCCACCATCCACCTCTGCCGACGCGCCTCCATCCCTGTGATCTTCACGCGCCACTCCCATAAGTCCCCCGACGACCACGGCATGCTCGGGGAGTGGTGGAATGGCGACCTCATCATCGACGGGACGGTCGAGGCCGAGCTCATGGCCGAGCTCGACCGGAGGCCCGAGGACGTGGTCGTGGAGAAGAACACGTACAGCGGGTTCGCTAACACGCGCCTGGAGAAGTTGTTGCGGGAGAGGGGCCTGGAGGAGGTGATCGTGACGGGGGTCATGACGAACTTGTGCTGCGAAACGACGGCGCGTGAGGCGTTCGTGAgggggtttagggttttcttCTCCACAGACGCGACTGCCACGGCGGATGAGGAGATGCACGAGGCCACGTTGAAGAACTTGGCCTATGGGTTCGCTTACTTGGTTGACTGCAAGAGGCTTCAGGAAGGGCTGTTCGGGGATCAATGA
- the LOC132179905 gene encoding porphobilinogen deaminase, chloroplastic isoform X1 → MDAISSYLCMNQALTPRHSCPIKCCSGGSVSRVGFSSPCLSTPAFPRNCARKHSVRVIRASVAVEQQTQKTKVALIRIGTRGSPLALAQAYETRDKLMATHSELAEEGAIQIVIIKTTGDKILSQPLADIGGKGLFTKEIDEALINGEIDIAVHSMKDVPTYLPEKTILPCNLQREDVRDAFISLSAASVAELPAGSTVGTASLRRKSQLLHKYPSLNVLENFRGNVQTRLRKLNEGVVQATLLALAGLKRLDMTENVTSILSIDEMLPAVAQGAIGIACRSDDNKMANFIASLNHEETRLAVACERAFLETLDGSCRTPIAGYASKDEDGNCIFKGLVASPDGTRVLETSRKGLYAFEDMVLMGKDAGKELLSRAGPGFFDC, encoded by the exons ATGGATGCTATTTCTTCCTATCTATGTATGAACCAGGCTCTTACCCCACGGCATTCTTGTCCAATCAAATGTTGCAGTGGTGGGTCGGTCTCACGTGTTGGGTTTTCTTCTCCGTGCCTTAGCACTCCAGCTTTTCCTCGTAACTGTGCAAGAAAGCATAGTGTGAGGGTCATTAGGGCCTCTGTGGCAGTTGAGCAGCAGACACAGAAGACCAAAGTTGCACTCATCAGGATTGGCACCCGAGGAAG CCCACTAGCACTTGCTCAGGCTTATGAGACTAGAGATAAACTCATGGCAACACATTCAGAGCTAGCTGAAGAGGGGGCTATACAGATCgtaataataaaaacaacagGTGATAAAATACTAAGTCAGCCACTTGCTGACATAGGTGGGAAGGGCTTGTTCACTAAGGAAATAGATGAGGCACTGATAAATGGTGAAATTGACATTGCCGTCCACTCAATGAAAGATGTTCCAACTTACTTACCAGAGAAGACAATTTTACCGTGTAACCTTCAGCGTGAGGATGTTCGAGATGCGTTTATTTCCCTGAGTGCAGCGTCAGTAGCAGAGCTTCCAGCTGGGAGCACTGTTGGTACTGCTTCACTCAGAAGAAAGTCACAATTACTCCATAAATATCCGTCTCTTAAT GTACTTGAAAATTTCCGTGGCAATGTTCAGACACGATTGAGAAAGTTAAATGAGGGTGTAGTTCAAGCAACACTATTGGCATTAGCTGGGCTTAAACGCTTAGATATGACGGAGAATGTGACTTCGATTCTTTCAATTGATGAAATGCTTCCAGCTGTTGCTCAAGGGGCAATTGGGATTGCCTGTAGAAGCGATGACAATAAAATG GCCAATTTCATAGCCTCTTTGAACCATGAGGAAACAAGACTAGCAGTTGCCTGTGAGAGGGCCTTCCTTGAGACCTTAGATGGATCTTGCCGCACTCCTATTGCTGGATATGCTTCCAAAGATGAAGATGGTAACTGCATATTTAAAGGGTTGGTAGCTTCCCCAGATGGAACCCGGG TGCTTGAAACTTCAAGAAAAGGCCTATATGCTTTTGAAGATATGGTTCTGATGGGAAAGGATGCTGGCAAGGAGCTTCTTTCACGGGCTGGTCCTGGCTTTTTTGATTGTTAA
- the LOC132179905 gene encoding porphobilinogen deaminase, chloroplastic isoform X2 has translation MATHSELAEEGAIQIVIIKTTGDKILSQPLADIGGKGLFTKEIDEALINGEIDIAVHSMKDVPTYLPEKTILPCNLQREDVRDAFISLSAASVAELPAGSTVGTASLRRKSQLLHKYPSLNVLENFRGNVQTRLRKLNEGVVQATLLALAGLKRLDMTENVTSILSIDEMLPAVAQGAIGIACRSDDNKMANFIASLNHEETRLAVACERAFLETLDGSCRTPIAGYASKDEDGNCIFKGLVASPDGTRVLETSRKGLYAFEDMVLMGKDAGKELLSRAGPGFFDC, from the exons ATGGCAACACATTCAGAGCTAGCTGAAGAGGGGGCTATACAGATCgtaataataaaaacaacagGTGATAAAATACTAAGTCAGCCACTTGCTGACATAGGTGGGAAGGGCTTGTTCACTAAGGAAATAGATGAGGCACTGATAAATGGTGAAATTGACATTGCCGTCCACTCAATGAAAGATGTTCCAACTTACTTACCAGAGAAGACAATTTTACCGTGTAACCTTCAGCGTGAGGATGTTCGAGATGCGTTTATTTCCCTGAGTGCAGCGTCAGTAGCAGAGCTTCCAGCTGGGAGCACTGTTGGTACTGCTTCACTCAGAAGAAAGTCACAATTACTCCATAAATATCCGTCTCTTAAT GTACTTGAAAATTTCCGTGGCAATGTTCAGACACGATTGAGAAAGTTAAATGAGGGTGTAGTTCAAGCAACACTATTGGCATTAGCTGGGCTTAAACGCTTAGATATGACGGAGAATGTGACTTCGATTCTTTCAATTGATGAAATGCTTCCAGCTGTTGCTCAAGGGGCAATTGGGATTGCCTGTAGAAGCGATGACAATAAAATG GCCAATTTCATAGCCTCTTTGAACCATGAGGAAACAAGACTAGCAGTTGCCTGTGAGAGGGCCTTCCTTGAGACCTTAGATGGATCTTGCCGCACTCCTATTGCTGGATATGCTTCCAAAGATGAAGATGGTAACTGCATATTTAAAGGGTTGGTAGCTTCCCCAGATGGAACCCGGG TGCTTGAAACTTCAAGAAAAGGCCTATATGCTTTTGAAGATATGGTTCTGATGGGAAAGGATGCTGGCAAGGAGCTTCTTTCACGGGCTGGTCCTGGCTTTTTTGATTGTTAA
- the LOC132179904 gene encoding serine carboxypeptidase-like 34 — MAFSPLWLNFFGWLLVTLSLARCERGIETSAQQEADRVDKLPGQPPVNFRHYAGYVTVNESHGRALFYWFFEATQTPQRKPLLLWLNGGPGCSSVGYGEAEELGPFFPQNSSQPNLKLNPYSWNKVANLLFIESPIGVGFSYTNTSSDIKELGDKVTAEDSYHFLINWFQRFPQFQSHEFYIAGESYAGHYVPQLSELIFEKNKKASKENYINFKGFMIGNAAIDDVADQTGMIDYAWDHAVISDRLYHEIKSKCNFSDEHPPRSCEFAIYDYFKVYSIIDMYSLYTPKCLDQSNSTGARRRPFIQGVVAPHYLSKFDGWHMKPSGYDPCVSEYTAEYLNRPDVQEALHANVTKISYPWTHCSDIIKVWNDSPASILPTIKKLVDGGLRIWIYSGDTDGRVPVTSTRYALRKLGLPIIEDWTPWYTSQQVGGWRVTYDGLTFVTIRGAGHEVPTFAPKQSLQLITHYLANQKLPSAPF; from the exons ATGGCTTTCTCACCGCTCTGGCTGAATTTTTTTGGGTGGCTTTTGGTTACTTTGAGCTTAGCTAGGTGTGAGCGTGGGATTGAGACTTCTGCGCAACAAGAAGCGGACAGAGTGGATAAACTTCCCGGCCAGCCTCCGGTGAACTTCAGGCACTATGCCGGATATGTTACCGTCAATGAGAGCCATGGAAGAGCTCTCTTCTACTGGTTCTTCGAAGCAACGCAAACCCCACAAAGAAAACCTCTTCTACTTTGGCTCAATGGAG GCCCCGGATGTTCATCCGTTGGGTATGGAGAAGCAGAGGAGCTAGGGCCTTTCTTCCCTCAAAATAGCAGCCAACCAAACCTAAAGCTCAACCCATATTCATGGAACAAAG tGGCCAATTTATTGTTCATCGAATCTCCTATTGGAGTCGGGTTTTCCTACACCAACACTAGCAGTGATATCAAAGAACTGGGCGACAAAGTTACAG CCGAGGACTCATACCATTTCCTAATCAACTGGTTCCAAAGATTCCCACAATTCCAGTCCCATGAGTTTTACATTGCTGGAGAAAGCTATGCAG GACATTATGTTCCACAACTGTCGGAGctcatttttgagaaaaataagaaagcgTCCAAGGAAAACTACATAAACTTCAAAGGATTCATG ATAGGGAATGCGGCCATAGATGACGTTGCAGATCAGACGGGAATGATCGATTATGCATGGGATCATGCGGTGATATCAGATCGGTTGTACCATGAGATCAAGAGCAAATGCAACTTCAGCGATGAACACCCTCCCCGTAGCTGCGAGTTTGCCATCTATGACTACTTCAAAGTGTACAGTATTATTGACATGTATAGCTTGTACACTCCTAAGTGCCTTGATCAGAGTAATAGCACCGGTGCACGGCGGCGCCCTTTTATCCAAGGCGTCGTCGCTCCACATTACTTGTCCAAATTT GATGGGTGGCACATGAAACCGTCAGGTTATGACCCTTGTGTATCAGAATACACTGCAGAGTATTTGAATAGGCCAGATGTTCAAGAAGCATTGCATGCCAATGTCACCAAAATCTCCTACCCTTGGACTCATTGCAG CGATATCATCAAAGTTTGGAATGACTCACCAGCATCAATTCTTCCTACAATAAAAAAACTTGTGGATGGGGGTCTCCGCATTTGGATTTATAG TGGAGATACTGATGGTAGAGTACCAGTAACTTCAACTAGATACGCGTTGAGAAAGCTTGGACTACCTATTATTGAAGACTGGACTCCTTGGTACACCAGTCAACAG GTTGGCGGTTGGAGAGTCACGTATGATGGGCTTACATTTGTAACCATTAGAGGAGCAGGTCATGAAGTTCCGACTTTTGCACCCAAACAGTCTCTCCAGCTGATTACACACTACTTGGCCAATCAGAAACTGCCATCTGCACCATTTTAG